A genomic stretch from Cloacibacterium caeni includes:
- the porK gene encoding T9SS ring complex lipoprotein PorK/GldK encodes MKRMFLLMLAASFVVSCSKGGGRASSGKPDSRGELVPKESKKSFEAQRPYGMVAIPGGSFVMGQADADFTATPEKAPLKTVTVSSFFMDETEVTNSEYRLFVNYVRDSIARTLLAEAAGDDTNEDGIGRYAFLAKKAGDDANAYQKYLEAQGDRDGYNDSRKLDWRVPLYWKTGQYPDEKYAEVMESLYLPPAKRINNERLLDTQKLKYSYEWEDIATAVKDKTRSASYLKKESIAVYPDTTVWVKDFNYAYNEPLFDRYFWHRAYKDYPVVGVTWDQARAFCDYKTKAKRDYVKSGKKRGDNPMKFRLPTEAEWEYAARGGLENATYPWGGPYLTDDRGCYLANFKPKRGNYIEDEKKGTYPYTARVKSFHRNGFGLYDMAGNVAEWTESPYSNSTYQFSSTLNPYLSNQAYRELKKSVRGGSWKDVGYLLMTGYRDWERKDSARSYIGFRTIQDVPAGTARLRRSSK; translated from the coding sequence ATGAAAAGAATGTTTCTTTTGATGCTTGCAGCATCTTTTGTGGTTTCATGTTCTAAAGGTGGAGGAAGAGCAAGCTCTGGAAAACCAGACTCTAGAGGAGAATTGGTGCCAAAAGAAAGTAAAAAGTCTTTCGAGGCTCAAAGACCTTACGGTATGGTGGCCATTCCTGGTGGTTCTTTCGTAATGGGGCAGGCTGATGCAGACTTTACCGCAACTCCAGAAAAAGCTCCTCTGAAAACCGTTACTGTTTCTTCATTTTTTATGGACGAAACAGAGGTAACCAATTCAGAATACAGACTCTTCGTAAACTATGTAAGAGACTCTATTGCGAGAACATTATTAGCAGAAGCTGCAGGTGATGATACCAATGAAGATGGAATTGGGAGATATGCTTTTTTAGCTAAAAAAGCTGGTGATGATGCAAACGCATATCAAAAATATTTAGAAGCTCAAGGAGATAGAGACGGGTATAATGATTCTAGAAAATTAGATTGGAGAGTGCCATTATACTGGAAAACTGGTCAATATCCAGACGAAAAATATGCAGAGGTAATGGAATCTCTTTACTTACCGCCAGCTAAAAGAATTAACAACGAAAGACTTCTTGATACTCAGAAATTAAAATATTCTTACGAGTGGGAAGATATAGCAACTGCGGTAAAAGATAAAACAAGAAGTGCAAGCTATCTTAAAAAAGAAAGCATTGCAGTTTATCCAGATACTACAGTTTGGGTTAAAGATTTCAACTATGCATATAACGAGCCTTTATTTGATAGATATTTTTGGCATAGAGCTTATAAAGATTATCCAGTAGTAGGAGTAACTTGGGATCAAGCAAGAGCTTTTTGTGATTATAAAACGAAAGCAAAAAGAGACTATGTGAAATCTGGTAAAAAAAGAGGAGACAATCCTATGAAATTTAGACTTCCAACAGAAGCAGAATGGGAATACGCAGCAAGAGGTGGTCTAGAAAATGCAACTTATCCTTGGGGTGGTCCTTATCTTACAGATGATAGAGGTTGTTATTTAGCAAACTTTAAGCCGAAAAGAGGTAATTATATTGAAGACGAAAAGAAAGGAACTTATCCATATACTGCAAGAGTAAAAAGTTTCCATAGAAATGGATTTGGATTATATGACATGGCTGGAAACGTAGCAGAATGGACGGAGTCTCCTTACAGCAACTCTACTTATCAATTCTCGTCAACTTTAAATCCTTACTTATCAAACCAAGCCTACAGAGAACTTAAAAAATCTGTAAGAGGTGGTTCTTGGAAAGATGTAGGTTACTTATTAATGACAGGCTATAGAGACTGGGAAAGAAAAGATTCTGCAAGAAGTTATATTGGTTTTAGAACTATTCAAGACGTTCCTGCAGGAACAGCTAGATTGAGAAGATCAAGCAAATAA
- the glmS gene encoding glutamine--fructose-6-phosphate transaminase (isomerizing) → MCGIVGYTGFQDAYDIVINGLRRLEYRGYDSAGIVLEDKNNNFEVKKTKGKVSDLVAISENLKGTSHIGMGHTRWATHGVPSDRNSHPHVSNDGKIALVHNGIIENYDTIKTMLIGKGFTFSSETDTEVLVNLIQYILDTQNTTFPEAVRYALNEVYGAYAITVMHKDYPGVLVVGRLGSPLAIGLGDKEYFIASDASPFVEFTKEAVYLEDGHMATISLENGVDIRSIKENEKIEPAIQELKLSLEQIEKGGYEHFMLKEIFEQPKSIQDTLRGRLLVNEGIIKMAGIWDHLDRINKAERIIIIACGTSWHAGLIGEYLIEEFARIPVEVEYASEFRYRNPIITEKDIVVAISQSGETADSMAAIKLAKEKGAFIYGICNVVDSSIARFSDAGSYTHAGPEIGVASTKAFTAQLTILSLIALKLGKHNGNLSNAEFMRLITELDNIPKKVEEVLKSTHDYVKEIAHDFVNSTNFLYLGRGFNFPAALEGALKLKEISYIHAEGYPAAEMKHGPIALIDENMPIVIIAPKKGHYDKIVSNVQEIKARKGKVIAVVNYGDEQVASMADYVIEIPETSECFSPIVASIPLQLLAYYIAVYRGANVDQPRNLAKSVTVE, encoded by the coding sequence ATGTGCGGAATTGTAGGTTATACAGGTTTTCAAGATGCTTATGATATTGTTATCAACGGCTTGAGAAGATTAGAATATAGAGGTTATGACAGTGCAGGAATTGTACTTGAAGATAAAAATAATAATTTTGAAGTTAAGAAAACCAAAGGTAAAGTTTCTGATTTAGTTGCTATTTCAGAAAACTTGAAAGGAACTTCTCATATTGGGATGGGACATACAAGATGGGCAACTCACGGAGTTCCTAGTGATAGAAATTCTCACCCACATGTTTCTAACGATGGTAAAATAGCATTGGTACATAATGGTATTATCGAAAATTATGATACAATTAAGACCATGCTCATTGGTAAAGGTTTTACGTTTTCTTCTGAAACAGATACAGAGGTTCTAGTAAACCTTATTCAATATATTCTAGATACTCAAAACACCACCTTTCCTGAAGCAGTAAGATATGCTCTAAATGAAGTTTATGGAGCGTATGCAATTACCGTAATGCACAAGGATTATCCAGGAGTTTTAGTTGTAGGAAGATTAGGCTCACCATTAGCAATTGGTCTAGGAGATAAAGAGTATTTTATTGCTTCAGATGCATCGCCATTTGTAGAATTTACAAAAGAAGCAGTATATCTAGAAGATGGACATATGGCTACTATTTCATTAGAAAATGGTGTAGATATTAGAAGCATCAAAGAAAATGAAAAAATAGAACCTGCTATCCAAGAACTTAAATTATCATTAGAACAAATAGAAAAAGGAGGCTACGAGCATTTCATGTTAAAAGAAATCTTCGAACAGCCAAAATCTATTCAAGATACATTAAGAGGTAGATTACTTGTAAATGAAGGCATTATTAAAATGGCTGGAATTTGGGATCACCTTGATAGAATTAATAAAGCAGAAAGAATCATCATCATTGCGTGTGGTACTTCTTGGCATGCTGGTTTAATCGGAGAATATCTTATCGAAGAATTTGCAAGAATTCCTGTAGAAGTAGAATATGCTTCAGAATTTAGATACAGAAATCCTATCATTACTGAAAAAGATATCGTTGTAGCTATTTCTCAATCAGGAGAAACTGCAGACTCTATGGCAGCGATTAAATTGGCTAAAGAAAAAGGAGCATTCATCTATGGAATTTGTAATGTGGTAGATTCATCCATTGCAAGATTTTCAGATGCAGGGTCTTATACTCATGCTGGTCCAGAAATTGGAGTGGCTTCTACCAAAGCATTTACAGCTCAATTAACTATTTTATCACTTATCGCCCTTAAATTAGGTAAGCATAATGGTAATCTAAGTAATGCAGAGTTCATGAGACTCATCACGGAGTTAGACAATATTCCTAAAAAAGTAGAAGAGGTGCTAAAATCTACACATGATTATGTGAAAGAAATTGCGCATGATTTTGTGAATTCTACCAATTTTTTATACTTAGGTAGAGGATTTAATTTCCCTGCAGCATTAGAAGGAGCACTTAAATTGAAAGAGATTTCTTATATCCATGCAGAAGGTTATCCTGCGGCAGAAATGAAACACGGTCCTATCGCTTTAATAGACGAAAATATGCCAATTGTAATCATTGCTCCTAAAAAAGGTCATTATGATAAAATTGTAAGTAACGTTCAAGAAATTAAAGCAAGAAAAGGTAAGGTAATCGCTGTAGTAAATTACGGAGATGAGCAAGTAGCTTCAATGGCAGATTATGTAATAGAAATTCCTGAAACTTCAGAATGTTTCTCGCCAATAGTAGCATCTATTCCGTTACAATTATTAGCTTACTACATTGCTGTTTACAGAGGTGCCAATGTAGACCAACCAAGAAATCTTGCAAAATCTGTAACAGTAGAATAA
- a CDS encoding DUF4270 domain-containing protein translates to MIKEIQNIFRLFFILFSGAAITVACESEPDELGMQFFQNGTAQGTEESFDVVAYNVYNNDALEADNDRLSEATLGAFDEANFGMQKSSYVTQVRLSSYDPDFGANAIVDSVVLQMKPLYQIATDSVVTKTYEDYIHPDNIAAKKVVSSYPIKKYGKAKSNFTINVHEVTDFLYSTETNFYSNQQVNTGTLLGTKSFDGFIRSIKITKDSDNSELFSRDAGLRISLDKDFFQSKIIDKKGSFELKDAASFIRHFRGLKFSVVENDGYIFSFNPNELSAIIYYKYDKTENNTTTRTQGSYTLDLGSSNVHFNQIQYNRSNTFVNHVPSTPNASGDAKLFLQGMGGPGAEVVIPDAIIAKLKNLYKNEKAGLLSAKIRLYSDEVLWNNSYAKPDTFATLVKTIGTDNTTTFSFFPDRDIFAYSGVYKMVNAVDLDKNPAYYEIGITQFIKNIVEKEEANKPITINVGSFQTSSTTGGLLGTDYTTKAYAPQRIVLVGTDPSLDANPNPSNTKYAQLKVIYSKK, encoded by the coding sequence ATGATAAAAGAAATTCAGAATATCTTTAGGCTATTTTTTATTTTATTTTCGGGAGCTGCTATTACAGTAGCTTGTGAATCTGAGCCAGACGAATTAGGAATGCAATTTTTCCAAAATGGAACAGCTCAAGGAACAGAAGAAAGTTTCGATGTAGTAGCCTATAATGTTTATAATAATGATGCGCTAGAAGCAGATAATGACAGACTATCAGAAGCTACTTTAGGTGCTTTTGATGAGGCAAACTTCGGGATGCAAAAGTCATCATATGTTACTCAAGTAAGATTATCTTCTTATGATCCAGATTTTGGTGCAAATGCAATAGTGGATTCAGTAGTTTTACAGATGAAGCCATTATATCAAATAGCTACAGATTCAGTAGTGACTAAAACTTATGAAGATTACATACACCCAGATAATATAGCTGCAAAAAAAGTAGTATCGAGTTATCCTATTAAAAAATACGGAAAAGCAAAAAGTAATTTCACGATTAATGTACATGAAGTTACCGATTTCTTATATTCTACAGAAACTAACTTCTATTCGAATCAACAAGTCAATACAGGAACTTTATTAGGAACCAAATCATTTGACGGATTCATTAGATCTATTAAAATTACCAAAGATTCTGATAATTCTGAATTATTCAGCAGAGATGCAGGTTTAAGAATTTCTTTAGATAAAGATTTTTTCCAATCTAAAATTATTGATAAAAAAGGTTCTTTTGAATTAAAAGACGCGGCGAGTTTTATCAGACATTTCAGAGGTTTGAAATTTTCTGTAGTAGAAAATGATGGTTATATTTTTAGTTTTAACCCTAATGAATTATCTGCTATTATCTATTATAAATATGATAAGACAGAAAATAATACTACTACAAGAACTCAAGGAAGTTATACACTAGATTTAGGTTCATCTAATGTACATTTTAATCAGATTCAGTATAACAGAAGCAATACATTTGTTAATCACGTACCAAGTACTCCTAATGCAAGTGGAGATGCTAAACTTTTCTTACAAGGAATGGGCGGTCCAGGTGCTGAAGTAGTTATTCCTGATGCCATTATTGCTAAGCTTAAAAACTTATATAAAAACGAAAAAGCAGGTTTGCTTTCTGCTAAAATAAGATTGTATTCAGACGAAGTTTTATGGAATAATTCTTATGCTAAGCCAGATACCTTTGCTACATTAGTAAAAACAATAGGTACAGATAATACGACTACATTTTCGTTTTTCCCAGATAGAGATATTTTTGCTTATTCTGGAGTTTACAAAATGGTTAACGCAGTAGATTTAGATAAAAATCCTGCTTACTATGAAATTGGTATTACTCAGTTTATTAAAAATATTGTAGAAAAAGAAGAAGCAAATAAACCAATTACTATCAATGTTGGTAGTTTCCAAACTTCATCTACCACAGGGGGATTATTAGGAACAGATTATACTACTAAAGCATATGCTCCTCAAAGAATTGTTCTAGTAGGAACGGATCCAAGCTTAGATGCTAACCCGAATCCTAGTAATACCAAATATGCTCAATTAAAAGTAATTTACTCAAAAAAATAA
- a CDS encoding glycogen/starch synthase yields the protein MPNQKILYVTTEMFPYQEDSNMAMMVNKMALKMHQEGNDVRVFMPRFGFISERKFQLHEVIRLSGMNIIINDLDQPLIIKVASLPGERLQVYFIDNEEYFKRKQYYQDEDNQPFEDNDERAIFFARGVIETIKKLNWVPDIIHFNGWMASFIPIYLKNYYKTDSYFNDTQLVLSVYNEKDLSLGDNITEKLKFDNIENLKALEEPTIQSFVIESMNLVDTIVKGDEFLEEKLDKAFEESKTPKNEYVDGGSISEIY from the coding sequence ATGCCGAATCAAAAGATTTTATACGTCACCACAGAGATGTTTCCATATCAGGAAGATAGTAATATGGCGATGATGGTGAACAAGATGGCACTGAAGATGCACCAAGAAGGCAATGACGTAAGAGTTTTTATGCCGAGATTTGGATTTATCAGCGAGAGAAAATTTCAGTTGCATGAAGTGATTAGATTATCTGGAATGAACATTATTATCAATGATTTAGACCAGCCGTTAATCATAAAAGTAGCTTCTTTGCCAGGAGAAAGATTGCAGGTTTATTTCATAGATAATGAAGAATATTTCAAGAGAAAACAATATTATCAGGATGAAGATAATCAACCGTTTGAAGATAATGATGAACGAGCAATTTTCTTTGCAAGAGGTGTAATAGAAACCATTAAAAAACTAAATTGGGTTCCAGATATTATCCATTTTAACGGATGGATGGCTTCATTTATCCCGATTTACCTTAAAAATTACTATAAGACAGATTCTTATTTTAACGATACTCAACTTGTACTTTCTGTGTACAATGAAAAAGATTTATCTCTAGGTGACAATATTACTGAAAAATTAAAGTTTGATAATATTGAAAACCTTAAAGCATTAGAAGAGCCTACCATCCAAAGTTTTGTAATAGAAAGCATGAATTTGGTAGATACTATTGTAAAAGGAGATGAATTTTTAGAAGAAAAACTAGACAAAGCCTTTGAAGAATCTAAAACACCTAAAAACGAATATGTAGACGGCGGTTCTATAAGCGAAATTTACTAA
- the panC gene encoding pantoate--beta-alanine ligase, which yields MKVLKSKKTLIDYVERQREMGKKIGFAPTMGALHQGHLSLYKAAKKENDEVISSIFVNPTQFNNPDDFQKYPKTLEKDLELLEKAGVDAVYVPNVEEMYPDGLNSKKYDFDGLENEMEGKYRPGHFDGVGTIVEELFRQVQPHNAYFGEKDYQQLAIIKKMVEKTKLPVKIHEVPTLREEDGLAMSSRNVRLTEIQRKEATIIYETLTKVKEWFKVISLEEIKQKVTDIFRNSNFELEYFVIADEETLKEANAIDEDKEYRAFIVAYADEVRLIDNMHLG from the coding sequence ATGAAAGTTCTGAAAAGCAAAAAAACACTGATTGATTATGTTGAAAGACAGAGAGAAATGGGTAAAAAAATAGGATTTGCTCCTACTATGGGCGCACTTCACCAAGGTCACCTTTCTCTTTACAAAGCTGCTAAAAAAGAAAACGACGAAGTTATTTCTTCCATTTTTGTAAATCCTACCCAATTTAATAATCCAGATGATTTTCAAAAGTACCCGAAAACCTTAGAAAAAGACTTAGAACTTTTAGAAAAAGCAGGTGTAGACGCTGTTTACGTTCCTAATGTAGAAGAAATGTATCCAGATGGACTAAACAGTAAAAAATATGATTTTGACGGACTCGAAAACGAAATGGAAGGCAAATACAGACCTGGTCATTTTGACGGAGTAGGAACCATCGTAGAAGAACTTTTCAGACAAGTACAGCCACACAATGCTTACTTTGGCGAAAAAGATTACCAGCAATTAGCCATTATCAAAAAAATGGTAGAAAAAACAAAACTACCCGTAAAAATTCACGAAGTTCCTACTTTAAGAGAAGAAGATGGACTTGCCATGAGTTCTAGAAATGTAAGACTCACTGAAATCCAAAGAAAAGAAGCAACCATCATCTACGAAACACTTACAAAAGTAAAAGAATGGTTTAAAGTGATTTCTCTGGAAGAAATTAAACAAAAAGTGACTGATATATTTAGAAATTCTAATTTCGAATTAGAGTATTTTGTCATTGCAGATGAAGAAACGCTTAAAGAAGCAAATGCTATAGATGAAGATAAAGAATACAGAGCATTTATCGTAGCGTATGCTGATGAAGTAAGATTAATAGATAATATGCATTTAGGATAA
- a CDS encoding shikimate kinase, which yields MIISLVGYMGSGKSHISKILGEKINFKIFDLDKEISKKKNMTIPEIFEKKGEIYFRKSEKETLEELLATQENCIISLGGGTPVYYNNMEILNNNSITIYLRANIGTLVQRLSKQKEKRPLIARISDEDLPEFIAKHLFERNIFYNKAQYVVDTDHKTPEEIVEEITTILQLHP from the coding sequence ATGATAATTTCACTTGTAGGCTACATGGGAAGCGGTAAATCTCACATTTCCAAAATATTGGGAGAAAAAATAAATTTTAAAATTTTTGACCTCGACAAAGAAATTTCTAAGAAAAAAAACATGACTATACCCGAAATTTTTGAGAAAAAGGGTGAAATCTACTTTAGAAAGTCAGAAAAAGAAACTTTGGAAGAGCTACTTGCTACCCAGGAAAATTGTATTATTAGTCTAGGTGGTGGCACTCCTGTGTATTATAATAACATGGAAATTCTTAATAATAATTCTATCACCATTTATCTGAGAGCAAATATTGGCACACTGGTTCAAAGATTATCTAAACAAAAAGAAAAAAGACCTCTTATTGCGAGAATAAGTGACGAAGATTTACCAGAATTTATCGCCAAACACCTTTTTGAGAGAAACATTTTTTACAATAAAGCACAATACGTTGTAGATACCGACCATAAAACACCAGAAGAAATAGTAGAGGAAATCACTACTATTCTTCAGCTACATCCTTAA
- a CDS encoding RNA-binding S4 domain-containing protein, which produces MRIDKFLWSIRFYKTRNIAAEEIKKNRVSVGENTVKSSKEVKEGDIIKIRKNQIDYKIKVLQIPKSRIGAKLVALHVADMTEKEQYELLKLRKMSQDYYRTKGEGRPTKKDRRDMDDFLETDHDETSMTEDDWDSFFKDVAEE; this is translated from the coding sequence ATGAGAATTGATAAATTTTTATGGAGTATTAGGTTTTACAAAACAAGAAATATAGCAGCTGAAGAAATTAAGAAAAATAGAGTTTCTGTAGGAGAAAACACTGTAAAATCTTCCAAAGAAGTAAAAGAAGGAGATATTATCAAGATAAGAAAAAATCAAATCGACTATAAAATTAAGGTTTTACAAATTCCCAAAAGTAGAATAGGAGCCAAATTAGTTGCCCTTCATGTAGCAGACATGACCGAGAAAGAGCAATATGAATTGCTAAAACTCAGAAAAATGTCTCAGGATTATTATCGTACCAAAGGAGAAGGAAGACCAACCAAAAAAGATAGAAGAGATATGGATGATTTCTTAGAAACAGACCATGATGAAACTTCTATGACAGAAGATGATTGGGATTCTTTCTTTAAGGATGTAGCTGAAGAATAG
- the recO gene encoding DNA repair protein RecO, translated as MDKNTGFLLSYIKYGDYDAILHCYTLESGFQSFFMRGIYSAKNKKKAFLSPLNELEITFSSHHGNLPTIKKVELSEKLPDEVNVHQNAVIFFLSDFLNQILKNESQQVALYQEIKFFKQKILDKKMHAHYFFLIRMLQFFGISPLVSEEKFLNIEKGIFQEEISQKEVDEELSSLWKKILDEEIEEDFIIEKKYRKPLLDSILQYYKMHFPEFYSPKSLPVILEVFE; from the coding sequence ATGGATAAAAACACAGGATTTTTACTCTCATATATTAAATACGGAGATTATGATGCCATTCTGCATTGTTATACGTTAGAAAGCGGTTTTCAGTCGTTTTTCATGAGAGGAATATATTCTGCTAAGAACAAAAAGAAAGCTTTTCTTTCGCCGCTTAATGAGCTGGAAATTACCTTTTCAAGTCATCATGGCAATCTTCCTACCATTAAAAAGGTAGAACTCAGTGAGAAATTACCTGATGAGGTAAATGTTCATCAGAACGCGGTGATTTTCTTTCTTTCTGATTTTCTTAATCAAATTTTGAAGAATGAAAGTCAGCAAGTTGCTCTTTATCAAGAAATTAAATTTTTCAAACAGAAAATTTTAGATAAAAAGATGCATGCGCATTATTTTTTTCTGATTAGAATGCTTCAGTTTTTTGGAATTTCTCCATTGGTATCCGAAGAAAAATTTTTAAATATTGAAAAGGGGATTTTTCAAGAAGAGATTTCACAAAAAGAAGTAGATGAAGAACTATCTTCCCTCTGGAAGAAAATTTTAGACGAAGAGATAGAAGAAGATTTTATAATTGAAAAAAAATACAGAAAGCCTTTATTAGATTCTATTTTACAATACTATAAAATGCACTTTCCAGAATTTTATTCGCCTAAATCTTTACCTGTAATTTTAGAAGTATTTGAATAA
- the porZ gene encoding type IX secretion system anionic LPS delivery protein PorZ, which produces MKKNILVFLLLFLYFSVFSQNTNSKWSDLFSYNNVLAFKEKDGKIIAATENGVFYYNTISGEITKLSKANGLHEVKISAFDYDAATNTAIIGYKSGNLDVVTADGVTYVVDIPLSQSYTGSKTINNISINGDKAVISVGYGVSIFNITKKEFGDTCFFFNGTSYEKVLEATIKDNTVYAITGTSLKYHPIDVTFSVYSNWNSVPGNYTQIDSKAILVLSNNNTVYYGNVGSLSSIPQSFTKIKDLKITDSQIIVADQTKVYAYTLTGTLQKTIDIAEEVNTAFVVNNQVYTGTKLSGIYDESKTSYKPDGPYSNISYKIQIQDDKLWVSTGGREGRYNSPISPRPDLGFYFYDGRQWVYPSYFLNNPIIFNTLDVIASPVNYKEVFTANYNQTTGQGIYKFTYNESKKDFDFVKYYSLSTNFSYNRPVGFTYDDQNNLIGSMAFTIGTVASSLLFYDKNTDGFLVKDLNVVAAAQKPIFFDGYIWLSTPRQNYFVAFDYNKTIDNLSDDKIFLLDVKSGLPDSGAGTLSSAGDKSGDIWIGTDKGLRILSGGSSAVEKTPIVEPIVITQNGIPEELFKDLPILQIEVDSGNQKWVSVEGGGVFYLSSNGENTISHFTKVNSPLPSDVVTDIKVDPKTGRVYFVTFDGIVVYQGDVINISSDFSDIKVYPNPVVTSQYRGNVKITGLAEKTNIRITDAAGNVVHQAVARGGYYEWNLNNQKGIRVASGIYFVLMTNEDGTDKATAKIAVVN; this is translated from the coding sequence ATGAAAAAAAATATATTAGTCTTTTTACTGCTCTTTTTGTATTTTTCAGTGTTTTCGCAAAACACCAATAGTAAGTGGAGCGATTTGTTCTCTTACAATAATGTTTTGGCTTTCAAAGAAAAAGATGGGAAAATTATTGCAGCAACCGAGAACGGAGTTTTTTATTACAACACCATTTCAGGTGAAATTACCAAACTTTCTAAAGCCAATGGTTTGCACGAAGTGAAAATTTCGGCTTTTGACTATGACGCTGCTACCAATACAGCAATTATAGGTTATAAATCTGGTAATCTAGATGTGGTAACTGCAGATGGTGTAACGTATGTGGTAGATATTCCGCTTTCTCAAAGTTATACCGGAAGTAAAACGATTAATAATATTTCTATCAATGGAGACAAAGCCGTGATTTCTGTAGGTTATGGTGTTTCTATTTTTAACATCACCAAAAAAGAATTTGGGGATACTTGTTTCTTTTTTAATGGTACTTCTTACGAAAAAGTTTTAGAAGCCACCATAAAAGACAATACGGTTTATGCGATTACAGGAACTAGTCTTAAATATCATCCTATAGATGTAACTTTTTCGGTGTACAGCAATTGGAATTCAGTACCAGGGAATTATACACAGATAGATTCTAAAGCAATTTTGGTATTATCTAATAATAATACGGTGTATTATGGTAATGTGGGAAGTTTAAGTTCTATTCCGCAAAGTTTTACCAAAATTAAAGACCTCAAAATTACGGATTCCCAAATTATTGTTGCAGACCAAACCAAAGTGTACGCGTATACACTTACAGGAACATTGCAAAAAACAATAGATATTGCAGAAGAAGTAAATACGGCTTTCGTAGTAAACAATCAAGTTTATACAGGAACTAAACTTTCAGGGATTTATGATGAATCTAAAACCTCCTATAAACCAGATGGACCGTATTCTAATATTTCATATAAGATTCAAATTCAAGATGATAAATTATGGGTATCAACTGGGGGAAGAGAAGGAAGGTATAATTCTCCTATAAGTCCAAGGCCAGATTTAGGATTTTATTTCTATGATGGAAGACAATGGGTGTATCCTTCTTATTTTTTAAATAATCCTATTATTTTTAATACTTTAGATGTTATTGCAAGCCCAGTCAATTACAAAGAAGTTTTTACCGCAAACTATAATCAAACAACAGGTCAAGGTATTTATAAATTTACTTATAATGAATCTAAAAAAGATTTTGATTTTGTTAAATATTATAGTCTTTCTACAAATTTCAGTTATAACAGACCAGTAGGTTTTACCTATGATGATCAGAATAATTTAATTGGGAGTATGGCTTTTACAATAGGTACTGTTGCTTCGTCATTACTATTTTATGATAAAAATACTGATGGTTTTTTAGTCAAGGATTTAAATGTTGTTGCGGCAGCTCAGAAACCTATTTTTTTTGATGGTTACATTTGGTTATCTACACCAAGACAAAATTATTTTGTTGCGTTTGATTATAACAAGACGATTGATAATTTATCAGATGATAAAATATTTCTTTTAGATGTTAAAAGCGGATTGCCAGATAGTGGCGCAGGAACTTTGAGCTCTGCTGGCGATAAATCAGGAGATATTTGGATAGGTACTGATAAAGGGCTAAGAATTTTATCTGGGGGGTCTTCAGCTGTTGAAAAAACTCCTATAGTAGAGCCTATTGTCATCACCCAAAATGGAATTCCAGAAGAACTTTTTAAGGATTTACCCATTCTTCAAATTGAAGTTGACTCTGGGAATCAAAAATGGGTTTCTGTAGAAGGTGGAGGTGTTTTTTATCTTAGTTCTAATGGTGAAAATACCATTTCTCATTTTACAAAAGTGAATTCGCCATTACCCAGTGATGTGGTTACCGATATAAAAGTTGATCCCAAAACAGGAAGGGTTTATTTTGTAACTTTTGATGGAATTGTGGTGTATCAAGGAGATGTAATCAATATTTCTAGCGATTTTTCAGATATAAAGGTTTACCCAAATCCAGTCGTTACAAGTCAATACAGAGGAAATGTAAAAATTACAGGACTTGCCGAAAAAACCAATATTAGAATTACAGATGCAGCAGGAAACGTAGTTCATCAAGCAGTAGCAAGAGGCGGATATTACGAATGGAACCTCAATAATCAAAAAGGCATTAGAGTAGCTTCGGGAATTTATTTTGTCTTAATGACCAATGAAGATGGAACCGATAAAGCTACCGCTAAAATTGCAGTGGTGAATTAA